A stretch of DNA from Microbacterium sp. LWS13-1.2:
CAACTGCTGCGGTCCGTGAGCTTCTCGGTTGGTGAGCTTCTCGAATATGGTTGCAAAAAACAAGCCTGCTTGTCAATAGCAAGTAACCCACTTCGCGTCGCGGGGCCGGCAGTATCCTGACTCCGCCTTTCGGGGGATGCCGGAACCGCGAGTCCGCCTTAGCGTGGAGGGATGTCCGACCACACCGCCGCGCACCCGGCCCCGCGCCCACGGCCGACGCGTGCCGAGCTGCGCAACGACGTCTGGCTGGCCGCCGGCCTGTTCGTCTCAGCCGTCCTGAGCTCGGCGCTCGGCTCGGTGGCGGGCGTGTACGGCGCCGATGCTGCCGAGGGGATGCAGTGGGCGCTGCTGTACAGCCTCGGGCTCACCGCCCCGCTCGCCGTGCGGCGCCGCTTCCCCGAGCTCGTCGTCGTCGCCATCTCGGTGGTGTTCTTCGTCGGGGTGACGGTGCGCATCCCCGATCTCTACGTCTCGAACATCGCGATGTTCATCGCGATGTACACCGTCGGCGCCTGGGTCGACGACCGGCGCCGCGCCCTGTGGGTGCGCGTCGGCGTCATCGTCGCGATGTTCGTGTGGCTGATCGTCACCATGTTCCAGTCGGCGATCGATCCGTCCGACGACGCGCTCTCGCAGGCCGGGGTGTTCTCGCCGTTCGCGGCGATGTTGCTGCTCCAGCTGCTGGTCAACGCCGGGTTCTTCGGCGGGGCCTATTACATGGGCGACCGGGCGTACGCCGCCGCGATGTCGCGCGCGGCGCTCGAGCAGCGTACCCGGGAGCTCGAGCGCGAACGCGAGGTGACCGCCGCCCAGGCCGTCGCCCTCGACCGCGTCCGCATCGCCCGCGAGCTGCATGACGTCGTCGCGCACCATGTCTCGGCGATGGGCGTGCAGGCCGGTGCCGCCCGGGCGGTGCTGGAGCGGGATCCGGATGCCGCGCGAAGGGCGCTCCACGGCATCGAGGACTCCGCCCGCTCGGCGATCGCCGACCTGCGCCAGCTGCTCGAGACCCTGCGCACCTCCGGCGCCGATGCCGAGGGCGGCTCGACCGTGCACCTGTCGGCGCTCGCCGACCTCGTCGCGCACGCCAACGACAACGGGCTGCCGACGACGCTGACGGTCGTCGGCGACCGGGTCGACCTGCCCGACCTCGTGCAGGTGAACATGTACCGCGTCGCGCAGGAGGCGCTCACCAACGCGCGCCGGCACGGCGGACCGGATGCCGCAGCCGACGTCCGCCTGCGCTACAGCGGCGACGCCGTCGAGCTGGAGGTCGTCAACACAGGGCGTGCCGTCGCAGCGCCGATGCGACCCGGACTGGGCCTCGTGGGGATGCGGGAACGCGCCGCGGCGTCGGGCGGCGTGCTCGAGACCGGCCCGCGGGGCCGCGGCGGATTCCTCGTGCGGCTGCGGGTGCCGCTGGCCGCACCGGCGCTGTCCCGCGCGTCGGCGGGGGTGGGCGCATGACGGCGGCGATCCGCGTGCTGCTGGTCGACGACCACGCCGTGATGCGGGCGGGCTTCCGCATGATCCTCGAGTCGGCGGGCGACATCTCCGTCGTGGGCGAGGCCTCGACCGGCGTCGAGGCGGTGGCTGCGGCATCCGCTCTCCGCCCCGATGTGATCTGCATGGATGTGCAGATGCCCGACATGGACGGCGTGGAGGCCACCCGCCGGATCGCGCGCGACCCGTCCGTCGAGGCGGCCGTCGTCGTCGTGACCACGTTCGACCGCGACGACTACCTGTTCGACGCGCTCGCGGCGGGCGCCAGCGGGTTCCTGCTGAAGAACGCCGGGCCCGAGGAGCTCATCGCCGCGGTGCGCGTGGCTGCCGCCGGCGACGCGCTGCTCGCCCCGGAGGTGACGCGACGCGTGATCGCCCGCTTCGCGCCGCCGGCGGCTGCTTCCGCTGTCGCAAACGGTGGGCCGCGCGCACAGATCGTGATAGGCGAGCAGTCCTGGGCCGGGCCGACCGACCGCTCCGCTGTCGCAAACGGCGGCCCGCGGGAACACATCGTGACAGGCGAGCATGCGGGGGCGGAGCTCACCGAGCGCGAGGGCGAGGTGCTGCGGCTCGTCGCGCAGGCGATG
This window harbors:
- a CDS encoding response regulator transcription factor; the encoded protein is MTAAIRVLLVDDHAVMRAGFRMILESAGDISVVGEASTGVEAVAAASALRPDVICMDVQMPDMDGVEATRRIARDPSVEAAVVVVTTFDRDDYLFDALAAGASGFLLKNAGPEELIAAVRVAAAGDALLAPEVTRRVIARFAPPAAASAVANGGPRAQIVIGEQSWAGPTDRSAVANGGPREHIVTGEHAGAELTEREGEVLRLVAQAMSNAEIAQRLYIGEATVKTHVSNVLQKLGARDRVAAVVYAHRHGLV
- a CDS encoding sensor histidine kinase; its protein translation is MSDHTAAHPAPRPRPTRAELRNDVWLAAGLFVSAVLSSALGSVAGVYGADAAEGMQWALLYSLGLTAPLAVRRRFPELVVVAISVVFFVGVTVRIPDLYVSNIAMFIAMYTVGAWVDDRRRALWVRVGVIVAMFVWLIVTMFQSAIDPSDDALSQAGVFSPFAAMLLLQLLVNAGFFGGAYYMGDRAYAAAMSRAALEQRTRELEREREVTAAQAVALDRVRIARELHDVVAHHVSAMGVQAGAARAVLERDPDAARRALHGIEDSARSAIADLRQLLETLRTSGADAEGGSTVHLSALADLVAHANDNGLPTTLTVVGDRVDLPDLVQVNMYRVAQEALTNARRHGGPDAAADVRLRYSGDAVELEVVNTGRAVAAPMRPGLGLVGMRERAAASGGVLETGPRGRGGFLVRLRVPLAAPALSRASAGVGA